The following coding sequences are from one Biomphalaria glabrata chromosome 8, xgBioGlab47.1, whole genome shotgun sequence window:
- the LOC106074378 gene encoding uncharacterized protein LOC106074378 has translation MSSRKRKAKTQWTNGKKLRKENIGEHETQEWEGADYNLKKKYKNCTKNPGHSQFIPVHQLCLRNLPNEFKEIHLFQLVKAAANLAVLVTVTLISPNRPKFWPRTFQSYPYYKQSHSRKKRCGSGRIFNVSSFKNANKQNRRKGFTNYENCWCRKCQDSDTPSKEWWEFNMDTAAHVVFDDIEASQTTLRLFYDRDDSPVVIVDKVSVVHANIDDDFCELKCVTCDQELGNKLIQMWKHFANVWFKVLKKYKNSRSKHKLNFIVSHPHGCTKKVTVGKWNKKRNNDGKTSFNYTTCTCPGSSGAQVQCVGYYVGWMFNLVHSGTTNDGFNFSGATIF, from the exons ATGTCTTCACGTAAAAGGAAAGCCAAAACCCAATGGACAAATGGGAAAAAacttagaaaagaaaatatag GTGAACATGAAACACAGGAATGGGAAGGTGCAGattataatttaaagaaaaagtatAAGAACTGTACGAAGAACCCAGGTCATAGCCAGTTTATACCAGTCCATCAATTATGTTTACGTAATTTACCTAAtgaatttaaagaaatacatcTTTTTCAACTTGTCAAAGCTGCAGCTAACCTGGCAGTTTTAGTAACAGTTACACTAATTAGTCCAAACAGACCTAAATTTTGGCCACGAACATTTCAATCATATCCATATTATAAACAGAgtcattcaagaaaaaaaagatgtggAAGTGGAAGAATTTTTAATGTATCTAGCTTTAAGAatgcaaataaacaaaatagacGTAAGGGATTTACTAATTACGAAAATTGTTGGTGTAGAAAGTGTCAAGATTCAGATACACCTAGCAAAGAGTGGTGGGAGTTTAATATGGACACAGCCGCCCATGTAGTTTTTGATGACATTGAGGCCAGCCAAACGACCTTGAGATTGTTTTATGATAGAGATGATAGTCCAGTTGTCATTGTTGATAAGGTCAGTGTTGTACATGCAAACATTGACGATGATTTTTGTGAGTTGAAATGTGTGACATGTGACCAAGAATTAGGAAATAAACTAATACAAATGTGGAAACACTTTGCCAATGTGTGGTTTAAAGtcttaaagaaatataaaaactcAAGATCTAAACACAAATTAAACTTTATAGTGTCACATCCTCATGGATGCACTAAAAAGGTCACTGTTGGTAAATGGAATAAAAAACGAAACAATGATGGGAAAACAAGCTTTAACTATACTACTTGTACATGTCCAGGAAGTAGTGGAGCACAAGTACAGTGCGTGGGATATTATGTTGGGTGGATGTTTAATCTTGTTCACAGTGGAACAACAAATGATGGATTTAATTTCAGTGGAGctactattttttaa